The Prochlorococcus marinus CUG1417 genome includes the window AAAAGATAATTAAAGATCTAAAAATATGGACTAACTTTTTCATAATTTTCATAAATATAGGAAATTACAATATTATTGTTGAAAAAATTATATTCTTATATGGGATCCAACAAAATGAGTGTTTAGCAAATAGCAACCAAATAGAAAGTACAATAAATACACTTACTACTATTAAAACCTTCCAAGCAAATTTATTAAATTTGAAAATACCAGTATCTGGCAAATGGGAAGCAACCAATAATTGAATAGGTAAAAAATTTAAAGCAACCCTATCAACAGCAGTAGATGAAGGTACTATTGGTAGAGCAATTAAGGCGGCGAATGACATCAATGATATGACAAAAAATATTTTCTTAGAAATGTTTGATATTTTAAATTTATTTACATTAAAAATAAATATAAATGAAGGGATAAAACATAAAATAATTCTAATTAATGCACCACTTGAGGCCATGTTTTGCCCCAAATAACCTAATACAAGATTGTCCCAACTAGAAATAATAAATTCGGATATAAAGTAATAACCTATTGGAATGATTAATAAAATTTTCAAAAGATTATTGGATCTTTCGCTTTTAAATGTATAAATAAGTGGAGCGAAAAAAAATAAACCACCTGAACGATGGAATAACATTCCTATAATTATAAGAAAAATACTTTTATAAAATTGACCTTTTTCTAAAATCAAAATCGCCAATAAAAATAGGGCAATAGACACTGATTGTCTTGTATAACCCATTGCTACAACTGTAATAAGATAAGGATAAGCAACACATAAACCTAACCAAGGTCTTGGAAGGCTATCGCAAAATTTAATTAAACAATATGAAAATATTACGGCACAAACTGCATTGACCAAAATAATACCAAAATCGAATCTTGAGAAGATTGAATTAAGAGTGAAATATGCAGGTTCCAGTGTTAACCAATTTTCTATTACTCCATCTCGAATATCCAAAAAAATTTCTAGATATTGATCCCAGTCGCAACCAACTTCATTCCTGAACCCAATAAATAAAGAAAAAAATAATATTAATAAATTTTGGGCCTCTTTTTTAAAAGTATTAAATGCTTGTGTTTCCTCAATTGCTTTAAAACCTAGGAAAAAATAAAGAAGATAATAAAAAATCATTATATTTTTTAGTCAATTAATTAAGTTCAAAAAAATTAAATTAAATACTAGTTCATTATTTGTTTTATTTATATTCAAGAAATAAGTTTCTAATATCATTACTAATTTTCCTTTTTAAAAATTTATTTGTTGCCATATTCTTTTAACTCTTAATTTTCTTTAATATAAAACTTTCTATAACCAAATAATTTAGTCCGCTATTCTTAAAAACAGAAATCGCATCTTCTAAAGAATAAACCAATGGATAACCATGCAGATTGAATGAAGTATTTAATATGCATGGAATACCAGACATTTTATAAAAATCATTAATTAATTCCCAATATTCTGGATTCATTAACTTATCAACGATCTGAACTCTCGCTGTTTTATCTCTTGGATGGATAGCAGCACATATTTCAGACTGAGCTAATTCTGTAGTATCAAATGCCAACATCATATAGGGAGAAAACAAATTTTTAGGATTAACAATATATTTAGAAGCTTTTTCTTTCAATAATGATGGGGCAAATGGCATCCAAAAATCTCTTTTTTTTATTTTGGAATTAATTTTTTCAACGTTTGACCAATCTTTAGGATTCGCTAAAATTGATCTATTTCCTAATGCTCTTGCACCCCATTCCATTTTCCCACTACATCTTGCAAGAATATGATTATTCATAATAATTTCTGCACAATCGCGAGAAATATTCTCAGATTTATTTATAGATATATCATCTTCTTCATTTATGTGTTTAGATATAATTTTTTCAATATTGCCTTCGTAACAAAGACCGCCTAAATATAAATTATTTAAAGAAAGTAAAGGTTTTAATTCTTTTTTTTGTTTTAATTCTTCTTTTTGTTTCAATAATTCTGAATATTCAATCCAAGATGCGCCAAGAGACAAAGATTCGTCCCCACAACTAGGGAAAATAAATAATTCTTCCAATCCATCTATCTCAGAAATTATTTTATTAGCTTTTACATTCATAAAAACACCTCCACCACAAACTACTCTTTTTATTCCAGTTTCTTTTATAATTCCCTCTACCCAAGTTTTTAGGATTTCCTCAGTAAATGTCTGAACTCCCCCTGCTATAGCATCAAATCTCTTGCATTCAAATTTTTCTCTCAAAAATTCATATATGTAACTGGATTCATGTTCGCTGCCTAATTCAAAATTAAAACCATCTTTAGATACTTTTAGAAGTTCATCCAAAATATTTTTGATCTCCAAAGCAAATTTATTTTCAGCATAAGGGGCTAATCCCATAACTTTATATTCATGCTCCCAAGGCTTTAAACCAAGCATATAAGTAACTCTTGAATAAATTTTACCAACAGATGCTTTTCTATTAGTTGAGGAAATTCTTTTAATTTCTAGTCCATTAGCTATTGAAACTGTTGCGGATAACCCATCTCCAGCGCCATCACAAGTTAAAATTAAAGTCTCCTCATTTAAATCAAAAGGAGAACCAAAATAAGCTGCAGATGCATGTGATAAATGATGATCTTGAAATCTTATCTTGTCTTTATTTATATTAATATGTTGAGAAAGTTGTTCTATTCTTTCTTTTCTTCTCTGATCAAAAACAGCTTTTAAATATGACGGTTCTCTTTTTGAATCTTTTATAAAATCAGCCTTGCCAGCTTTGTACCATTCTGATGCATTCTCCAAATAGGATGCAGAATGCATAAAATTACTTGCATAAACTGCTATATCAATATCTTTAGGATCAATATCTGCTAGTTTTAAAACCTCTTCAATTGAAAGCTTAGGATAACCAATTTCATTTTTTTTTCTTGTTAACCTTTCTTCACTAATAGAATATTTTATCTGGCCATCTTGAAGAATTGTAGCTCCACTGTTATGACCATCATGAATACCTAAAATCGTTATCAAGATTTTTTCCCTCAAGATATAACCATAATAATATATTGCCCTTTATTTTTAATTATTTAAAAGTTTTTAATCTTCTATTAGGTTACTTTAACTTAATAAGATTTCCATTCTTTACCCTGAATATTCTATTACAGAACTTAAGATTATTGTCTCTATGAGTAATCATGATCATTGTTAATTCATTATTAATAGAAGATAGATTATTTAATATCTCGAATTCAGTTTTATAGTCAAGTGCACTTGTAGCTTCATCTAATATTAAAAATTGTGGGTTTTTATAAATTCCACGTGCAATTCCAAGTCTTTGCTGCTGGCCACCACTGAGCGAAATTCCATTTTCACCAACTATCGTATCAATACCAAATCTTTTTTTTGAGATATATTCATCTAATAGAGTAGTTTTTAAAACTTTATTTATTTTGTCATTGTCAATTTTATTTTTTTCAACGCCAAAGGCAATATTTTCCTTAATAGAGGTTTCAGCCAAAAAGATTCTTTGAGAAACAAGGGATATTGATTCTCTCCAGTTTGCAATATCAGCTTCGCTACATTCGCCAATATTTATGCCATTAATATTTATTTGACCTAATGAAGGGGGAATTAACCCTATCAATAAGTCCACTAAAGTAGATTTACCTGAACCACTTTCTCCAATTATTGCGATTCGATCACCTTTATTAATTTTCAAGCATAAACCATTTAGCAAATACTTTGAATCATTAGGATATTTAAAATAGATATCATTAAGTTCTAAAGAGGAAAACGTATTTAAATATTTTTCTGAAAAGTTTTGTATATTTTCAGTGGTTTCTAAAAAATCTTTAATTTTATATTTATTTAAAAATTCTAAAACTAAAATTAGACTATCTCTATACAATCTAGTTTTTACTACCCCCTCGTAAATTTTTTGCATCAAGGGAATAATTCTTTGTGATCCTAATGCTAAAGTTACTAAAAGTGGCAAAGCATTATTAAAACCTTCATAAATAACAGTTATACAAGCAACTACAGATAAAATAACTATTCCAAAAGGCTCAATTAAAATCCTTGGATAGGCATTTATAAAAGCAGATTTGGCCATTATTAAATTTTTACTATAATTGGTTTTCTTAAAACTATTTAAAAAATAAGTATATTTTTGATTTAAAATTATTTCTCTTATGTATCCGAAACTTTCTTGGATTATTCTTACGAGTTTCATGTTAATTTTGGGCTGTAATTGACTATTTTTCCTTAATACATTTTTGGATAGACTTAAAGAATAATAATAAAAACAGAAAACTAAAATAGTTGAAATAAGGGTAGCTTTAAAATTAATTACTAATAATGTAATACATAAAAATATGCTTAAAATAAGAGAACTTAAAAGTAAAAGTTGTGGAATTATTATTCCATACACAACTGAAGTAATTTCGGTATTTACAATTGATATAGAATCACCACTATTTAAATGTTCTAAATAAGGTCTATTTATTATTCTGTTAAAAATTTCTGAACTTAAATCATGTCCAACAGAAGCAGCTAGTCTGAAAGAAAACCATAGATTCAACAACCTTATAATTCCGCATAAAATTACAATAAATCCGAAAACCAAAGTTATTGGTAATCTTATATTTTCTGCTGATGTTATGTAAAATTTTGAAGCAATTGAATTTACTATTGATAAATTAAAAATTCTTTCTGGTTCAGACAAAACAGATAGCAAAGGGATTACGCTAGCTAGACTTATAACCTCAGCCAAACTGCTTATCAATAGTAATATTAGATAAACAAAAAACTGAGATTTCCTTTTCTTATTTAGGCTCAACCACAATTTTAATGATAGATTAATTGTTGATAAATCTTTTAATTTCTTGCTATTTGATTCCATGAGATTTTTAAGCTTTAAATTCTCATAGGATTTAAAGTCCGAGGTATTATGCCTTTCAGATCAAATAATAATGAATCATTATGTATTAAACTTCTCCATTGCTGAATATTGAGTTTAACAAATTTTTCATGAGCAACTAAAAGTAAAACAGCTTCGTAACTTTCTTCAAAACTTAGCTCATTACTATACTCAATATCTAAATCGATATTTGTATCGTCGGTAATATACGGATCAACCACCTTTAGCTTGAATGGATATTTAGAGAATTTTTTCAAAATATCAAAAACCTTAGAATTTCTCATGTCAGGACAATCTTCCTTAAAGGTAATTCCTAAAATTAAGATTTTTAGTCCTTTTTTAAAAAGACATTTTTCAACTATCTTTAGAATTATTCTATCTACAAGTCGATCACTAACTTTATCGTTAATTTTTCTTCCAGAACTAACTATTAATGGCTCATAACCTAACTGATTAGATTTATACGTTAAATAATAAGGGTCTACACCAATACAATGTCCTCCAACTAATCCAGGTTTAAAAGGCAAAAAATTCCACTTTGTACTCGCTGCATTAATGACATCTAAAGTATCTATTTTTAGAAGATTACAAATAAATGATAATTCATTCATCAAAGCAATATTAATATCTCTTTGAGTATTTTCTATAATTTTTGCTGTTTCAGCAACCATAATGCTTTCTACTTTATATGTGCCTGCTTTAATAATTGATCCATACAAAAGATTAATCCATTCTGCAGCATCTTTATTTGAACCACTCGTAATTTTAACTATATTGGTTAAAGTATTTTTTTTATCACCAGGATTGATTCTTTCAGGACTATATCCGCAAAAATAATCTTCATTTAGTTTTAAATCTGAGGATTTTGATAAAAGAGGTATACAAACATCTTGTGTAGCACCTGGGAAAACTGTACTTTCATATATAACTATAGGTTTAAACTTATTTGTTTTTTTTGATAAAGCCTTACCTACCAAAGTACTTGCCTCTTTTAATGCCGTAAGGTCAGGTATGTTAAATTCATCTATTGGAGTAGGAACAGTAATAATAAATACATCTGCCTCTTTAAGAAGTTCTTCTTCAAGAGTAAATTCTATATTTTTTAAATCTTTTAATTCTTTTTCTGAAAATTGGTTTGTATAGTCATAAAAATTTCTAAGTCCATATATTCTTTTTTTACTAATATCAAATCCAATAACTTTTCTTTCTAATTTTTTTCCAGTAATCAAGCAATTACTAACTTTAGAAAACTCAATTGCCAATGGCAACCCAACATATCCAAGCCCTATTATTGCTATCTTACACTTCTCGTTAATGGGGAGAGATAATTCTTCTTTCAATATCTTAATATGATTTGATTATTTTAATGATAAGCTTTAATCATAACCAATTTTATAAAATTCTTTATACCACTTTACAAATTCTTTAATACCATTTTTTATTGGTGTATTAGGTCTGTAGTTAATATAATCTTCTAAAATAGTCGTATCTGATTCTGTAGCCCTTACATCACCACTTTGCATTGGGAGATAATTTATATTTGCCTTTACACATAGGATTTCTTCTAGTACTTTCAAAAAGTCAAGTAGTTTTATTGGTTTTGAATTGCCTACATTAAAGACTTTATGAGGAGCCCAACTATTTTCTGGTGACAAGCCTGATTTTTCTAAAGATGAATTTTCCTTCGGTGGTTTTTCTAATACTTTAATGATGCTATTTACAACATCATCAATATAAGTAAAATCTCTTACCATATTACCATTATTATAAACGTCTATTTTCTCACCTTTGATCATTGACTTTGTAAATAAAAATAAAGCCATATCAGGTCTTCCCCATGGACCATATACAGTAAAAAATCTTAACCCAGTAGAAGGTAAGTTATATAAATGACTATACGAATGAGCAATTAACTCATTTGCTCTTTTAGTTGCAGCATATAGGCTAACTGGATGATCCACAGGATCTTTTTCTGAGAGTGGTAATTTCGTATTACCGCCATAAACTGAACTACTGCTAGCGTAAACAAAGTGTTCTATTTTATATTTAATGCAATTTTTAAGAATATTACCAAACCCTATTAAGTTTGAATTGTAGTAAGAGTCGGGGTTTATTAATGAATACCTTACCCCTGCTTGGGCTGCCAAATTGATTACCTTTGAAGGTTTATAAATTTCAAAAATTTCTTCTAGAAAACTATTTTCAGTTATATCACCTTTGAAAAATGAAAAAAGATTTTTAAATTCCTTTGATTTTGATTTAAGGTTCTCTAAACGAGCTTCTTTAAGATTTAAATCGTAATAATCATTTAAAGAATCAATTCCAATTACCCTTACCCCATCCTCAATGAGCCTTTTACATGTATGAAAACCTATAAAACCTGCTGCCCCAGTAACTAAAACAACCATATTATATTGATCTCCAAAAGTATTTAAAGCCAATCAATATTATATACTAAAGTAATGTGGGAGAAATATTAAATAAATGTTTTTTGTATCGTTTATTTTATTTTTAATAAATTTTTTTATAACCTCTAGCCTATCGCCAATACTTCAAAAAATTGGCTCCAAACTAGATTTAATTGATAGGCCTGACAATAGAAAAATAAACAAAAGATCTTTAGTTCGGGTAGGAGGTATATCTTTTATCGCAAGTTTTATTATTAGCTATATTATTTTAGTTTTTTTTACTAAATATAATTTAATAATAAATAATGAATACAAAAACTTCTTCACAATTTCAATAATAATTAGTCTTTCATCTTTCTTATTAGGATTTGCGGATGATTTAAAAAGTTTATCTCCTATTTTTAGATTATTTATGCAAATCATAATTTCTGCATTTGTCTGGATTTGTGGTATTCAAATAAATAATATTGATATATCGTTTTTAAGATTAGATATTGAATTTATACAGGTAAGTAGTTTAATAAGTTTTTTTCTTACAATCATTTGGATAACAGGTATAACAAATGCAATCAATTGGATTGATGGTCTTGATGGCCTTGCTAGCTCTTTAGTTGGGGTGAGTTCTCTAAGTCTTGGAGTATTATTTATGAGAGAGGGAAACATTCAAGAAGGATTAGTTTTAATAGGCATATCAGGTTCATGCCTGGGATTTTTAATATTCAATCGATATCCAGCAAAACTAATAATGGGCGATGGAGGATCCTATTTCTTAGGATTTAATTTAGGATATCTAAGTATTTTAGGGGGTAGCTCCTATTTAGTTTATGACTCGATTAATGTTTATACTCAAAAACTTCATATTTTTATTTTAATATTTCTCATTCCTCTTTTTGATATGACCTATGTCATATTAGTAAGATTATCAAAGGGATTATCACCTTTTTATCCAGATAATAATCACATACACCATAGATTAATGAATATTGGCCTAACTCACGATAAGGTAGTTAAGTTTTTGACAGTAGCGAATATAGTAATTTGTATTTTTAGTTTAATTATTTTATTTTAGAAATCTCCTTATGCTCGATATATTAATTAAGAATTACCTTTTAGAAGGTTCTTAAAACTACTAACCATAAATGCAGCTAATTTAATTGAGTCAATTGTGATATTTATGAAAATAAAATTAGCCCAATTTATGATATTAAGATTTTTAAAGTTAAATCCTTTTAATAAAGGCAACCAAATTATTCTTACACCAATATAAATCGCCATTATAGTATTGATCATTATTTTTGTTATGTGCGGCAAATAAAAAATACTATCTTCTTCCCATTGCGAAAACATATAATTCCAATTAAAAGAAATAAAAATCAAACAAAGAGCTATAAAGAAAAAATAAAGATACTTCTGTCTTTGAAAAATTTGCACTTCGGCAGAAGAGGAACAATAATATTTGTACCATTTTTTGCAAAGATAGGAAAAGGTCTTATTACGCAACCCAAAATAGTTAATTGTTGGGCATTTTTGGTTTTTGATATTTTTATTAAATAGTAAACATCTTTTAATCCAATCAGAATCTTCTCCAGATCTTACGAAAGGTAAAAACCATCCAATTTTGGCAAATAAATCTTTTTTTATTAATGCTCCAGGAATTGTATATAAAGGTTTAAAGCCATATGTCGCAGCAATAAATAATTTCTCAAAATCATTTGAATATTTATAAATTGTTCTACCTAAAAATCCATCTGGATTATCAATAAGCAACTTTAAAGAATTCTCCAACCAGTTTGTTGCAGGAATAGTATTTACATCTAAAAATGCAATATAGTTTCCTGTAGAAAGATTAAGACCAATATTTCTTGCCTCCCCTGGACATAGTTTTTTATTTTTAAAGATATTGATCAACTTTCCATTAGTTATTAGTTTAAGTTGATCTATGTCAAAGTTTTTTTTTAAATAAGTGCAATCATTTATTACAGCAATAATCTCATGAGTATAGTCAATATTTTTTTTTAAATTTTCTATTAAAAAAATAAATTTTTCTATTTCTTTTACTGATACTGGAATAACTAAAGAAACTTTTATTGGAGAATTTAAACCTGATTGATTATTAAGCATATAAATAAATTTTATAATTAGTCATCATTAATTAATTCATAAAATGTTATTCCAGTTATGATGTCTCTTAATGGTGCGAATATAGTCTGTACACCTCTACTGAATTTTGTGTAGTTAACAGCATTAACATTAATAATATCTCCATCCTTTAATATTGGATTATTAATAATTGAATTATTTTTATTAATATTGTATTTATATCTTGATACGTTTATTGCTCCATATTCATCTTCCCTAATTAATTGAATATTCTGCCTATTTGC containing:
- a CDS encoding ATP-binding cassette domain-containing protein gives rise to the protein MESNSKKLKDLSTINLSLKLWLSLNKKRKSQFFVYLILLLISSLAEVISLASVIPLLSVLSEPERIFNLSIVNSIASKFYITSAENIRLPITLVFGFIVILCGIIRLLNLWFSFRLAASVGHDLSSEIFNRIINRPYLEHLNSGDSISIVNTEITSVVYGIIIPQLLLLSSLILSIFLCITLLVINFKATLISTILVFCFYYYSLSLSKNVLRKNSQLQPKINMKLVRIIQESFGYIREIILNQKYTYFLNSFKKTNYSKNLIMAKSAFINAYPRILIEPFGIVILSVVACITVIYEGFNNALPLLVTLALGSQRIIPLMQKIYEGVVKTRLYRDSLILVLEFLNKYKIKDFLETTENIQNFSEKYLNTFSSLELNDIYFKYPNDSKYLLNGLCLKINKGDRIAIIGESGSGKSTLVDLLIGLIPPSLGQININGINIGECSEADIANWRESISLVSQRIFLAETSIKENIAFGVEKNKIDNDKINKVLKTTLLDEYISKKRFGIDTIVGENGISLSGGQQQRLGIARGIYKNPQFLILDEATSALDYKTEFEILNNLSSINNELTMIMITHRDNNLKFCNRIFRVKNGNLIKLK
- a CDS encoding SDR family NAD(P)-dependent oxidoreductase → MALNTFGDQYNMVVLVTGAAGFIGFHTCKRLIEDGVRVIGIDSLNDYYDLNLKEARLENLKSKSKEFKNLFSFFKGDITENSFLEEIFEIYKPSKVINLAAQAGVRYSLINPDSYYNSNLIGFGNILKNCIKYKIEHFVYASSSSVYGGNTKLPLSEKDPVDHPVSLYAATKRANELIAHSYSHLYNLPSTGLRFFTVYGPWGRPDMALFLFTKSMIKGEKIDVYNNGNMVRDFTYIDDVVNSIIKVLEKPPKENSSLEKSGLSPENSWAPHKVFNVGNSKPIKLLDFLKVLEEILCVKANINYLPMQSGDVRATESDTTILEDYINYRPNTPIKNGIKEFVKWYKEFYKIGYD
- a CDS encoding EpsG family protein, which gives rise to MIFYYLLYFFLGFKAIEETQAFNTFKKEAQNLLILFFSLFIGFRNEVGCDWDQYLEIFLDIRDGVIENWLTLEPAYFTLNSIFSRFDFGIILVNAVCAVIFSYCLIKFCDSLPRPWLGLCVAYPYLITVVAMGYTRQSVSIALFLLAILILEKGQFYKSIFLIIIGMLFHRSGGLFFFAPLIYTFKSERSNNLLKILLIIPIGYYFISEFIISSWDNLVLGYLGQNMASSGALIRIILCFIPSFIFIFNVNKFKISNISKKIFFVISLMSFAALIALPIVPSSTAVDRVALNFLPIQLLVASHLPDTGIFKFNKFAWKVLIVVSVFIVLSIWLLFAKHSFCWIPYKNIIFSTIIL
- a CDS encoding nucleotide sugar dehydrogenase; this translates as MKEELSLPINEKCKIAIIGLGYVGLPLAIEFSKVSNCLITGKKLERKVIGFDISKKRIYGLRNFYDYTNQFSEKELKDLKNIEFTLEEELLKEADVFIITVPTPIDEFNIPDLTALKEASTLVGKALSKKTNKFKPIVIYESTVFPGATQDVCIPLLSKSSDLKLNEDYFCGYSPERINPGDKKNTLTNIVKITSGSNKDAAEWINLLYGSIIKAGTYKVESIMVAETAKIIENTQRDINIALMNELSFICNLLKIDTLDVINAASTKWNFLPFKPGLVGGHCIGVDPYYLTYKSNQLGYEPLIVSSGRKINDKVSDRLVDRIILKIVEKCLFKKGLKILILGITFKEDCPDMRNSKVFDILKKFSKYPFKLKVVDPYITDDTNIDLDIEYSNELSFEESYEAVLLLVAHEKFVKLNIQQWRSLIHNDSLLFDLKGIIPRTLNPMRI
- a CDS encoding glycosyltransferase family A protein codes for the protein MLNNQSGLNSPIKVSLVIPVSVKEIEKFIFLIENLKKNIDYTHEIIAVINDCTYLKKNFDIDQLKLITNGKLINIFKNKKLCPGEARNIGLNLSTGNYIAFLDVNTIPATNWLENSLKLLIDNPDGFLGRTIYKYSNDFEKLFIAATYGFKPLYTIPGALIKKDLFAKIGWFLPFVRSGEDSDWIKRCLLFNKNIKNQKCPTINYFGLRNKTFSYLCKKWYKYYCSSSAEVQIFQRQKYLYFFFIALCLIFISFNWNYMFSQWEEDSIFYLPHITKIMINTIMAIYIGVRIIWLPLLKGFNFKNLNIINWANFIFINITIDSIKLAAFMVSSFKNLLKGNS
- a CDS encoding glycosyltransferase family 4 protein, with product MFFVSFILFLINFFITSSLSPILQKIGSKLDLIDRPDNRKINKRSLVRVGGISFIASFIISYIILVFFTKYNLIINNEYKNFFTISIIISLSSFLLGFADDLKSLSPIFRLFMQIIISAFVWICGIQINNIDISFLRLDIEFIQVSSLISFFLTIIWITGITNAINWIDGLDGLASSLVGVSSLSLGVLFMREGNIQEGLVLIGISGSCLGFLIFNRYPAKLIMGDGGSYFLGFNLGYLSILGGSSYLVYDSINVYTQKLHIFILIFLIPLFDMTYVILVRLSKGLSPFYPDNNHIHHRLMNIGLTHDKVVKFLTVANIVICIFSLIILF
- a CDS encoding carbamoyltransferase C-terminal domain-containing protein, which encodes MREKILITILGIHDGHNSGATILQDGQIKYSISEERLTRKKNEIGYPKLSIEEVLKLADIDPKDIDIAVYASNFMHSASYLENASEWYKAGKADFIKDSKREPSYLKAVFDQRRKERIEQLSQHININKDKIRFQDHHLSHASAAYFGSPFDLNEETLILTCDGAGDGLSATVSIANGLEIKRISSTNRKASVGKIYSRVTYMLGLKPWEHEYKVMGLAPYAENKFALEIKNILDELLKVSKDGFNFELGSEHESSYIYEFLREKFECKRFDAIAGGVQTFTEEILKTWVEGIIKETGIKRVVCGGGVFMNVKANKIISEIDGLEELFIFPSCGDESLSLGASWIEYSELLKQKEELKQKKELKPLLSLNNLYLGGLCYEGNIEKIISKHINEEDDISINKSENISRDCAEIIMNNHILARCSGKMEWGARALGNRSILANPKDWSNVEKINSKIKKRDFWMPFAPSLLKEKASKYIVNPKNLFSPYMMLAFDTTELAQSEICAAIHPRDKTARVQIVDKLMNPEYWELINDFYKMSGIPCILNTSFNLHGYPLVYSLEDAISVFKNSGLNYLVIESFILKKIKS